The Acidobacteriota bacterium DNA window GCTCGCCTGAGCACGATCTCCGTCTCGCATCTGTACAACCTACGTCAGTCCAAGGTCTACCGGATGCACACGACCCACGTGACCCAGACGAAGTCTGCTACGGTCCAGTACGCCCAACGCCGTCGTCCTGATCCGCAGGGCCGACCGGGCTACCTGCGGGTGGATACAGTCCATCAAGGCGATCGCGACAGAGTCAAGGGGGTCTATCATATTAACACCATCGATGCGGTCACCCAATGGGAGATCGTCGGCTGTGTCGGTCAGATCAGTGAGCGTGCATTGGTGCCAGTGTTGCAGGATTTGTTGGAGCAATACCCGTTCGTGATCCGCGGCTTCCACACCGACAACGGCAGTGAGTTCATCAACCAGGTCGTAGCCCATCTCTTGAACAAACTGTTGATCGAGTTCAC harbors:
- a CDS encoding integrase, with the translated sequence MSIDELRAFLRSSQALVFSGRSRTQTYAWIERTLRQYEFLHRPRAEKGLLRQYVQKLTGLSAAQLTRLIAQFRETRQVRTHPYQRHCFARKFTRADQLLLAQVDQAHGQLSGPATVAILRREYQIFSRSAFARLSTISVSHLYNLRQSKVYRMHTTHVTQTKSATVQYAQRRRPDPQGRPGYLRVDTVHQGDRDRVKGVYHINTIDAVTQWEIVGCVGQISERALVPVLQDLLEQYPFVIRGFHTDNGSEFINQVVAHLLNKLLIEFT